One part of the Triplophysa rosa linkage group LG5, Trosa_1v2, whole genome shotgun sequence genome encodes these proteins:
- the LOC130553893 gene encoding TSC22 domain family protein 2-like isoform X1 — MSKMPAKKKSCFQITSVTQAQVAANSATDDTESLDDPDESRTEDVSSEIFDMSRTDYEPEVCDRSSSEETLNNVCETEGQLHTVAPLNGGLGVRNALSVGHQGAGGAQAIGVQQSVTSQPAQVTNSSSSTTIASCTSRFRVIKLDHGSGEPFRRGRWTCTEYYEKDQEGSVTSRTVDSIRHANVTEPGADRDSGLGATVGSVMAQVGVSGQGPDASYEGSPFTSPPYCLEPHSFSVAPQQVTASASPESFNNKSVPASVQQQVQGGSHVAVPQSVQPPVHDGSQIQKSPSMPPPQVQSLLYQSQQQLPMSHHLQTQPAFISVSQPDYGQQQMPITITQTHPGSSLSVGHVVNQGPSPVQTPATGGMQVLGVEMSGILLANQSLSSVPNLLQHPGMGPLSSIAPMPPGTSVQQQQYQAPGVIHGLPVAPQSNQSMPTVPVTISSVPAPAGPTLPSLNTPTHNQLSQVPRNGTAVGMSTPGMPSSSFGQADESRRMSDASAQIPAVQNKDVVKRSITESLQLPNPAVNSLFGISIPIDGDDDRNPSTAFFQAFQSGSRLKDSKMTCDSASGGSMVAIDNKIEQAMDLVKSHLMYAVREEVEVLREQIKELYERNSVLERENAVLKSLANNEQLSQLTVQSSSNPINTPSQLGPNPAQPPPPLSQPQPYLQLDVNQTMDSLPRQSQPNVTSA, encoded by the exons ATGTCTAAGATGCCGGCGAAAAAGAAGAGTTGCTTTCAGATCACGAGTGTGACTCAGGCTCAAGTCGCGGCTAACAGCGCGACCGACGACACCGAAAGCCTGGACGACCCGGATGAGTCCCGGACAGAGGATGTGTCCTCCGAAATATTTGATATGTCCAGGACTGACTATGAGCCCGAGGTATGTGACAGGAGCTCTTCTGAGGAGACCTTGAACAATGTGTGCGAAACGGAGGGGCAGTTGCACACTGTCGCCCCGCTTAACGGGGGGTTGGGTGTGCGTAACGCGCTTTCAGTGGGTCATCAGGGCGCAGGAGGCGCTCAGGCCATTGGTGTTCAACAGTCTGTCACGTCTCAGCCAGCACAAGTCACAAATTCATCAAGCTCGACTACTATAGCCAGCTGCACTTCACGCTTCAGAGTCATTAAACTTGACCATGGCTCCGGAGAGCCCTTCAGGAGAGGTCGGTGGACCTGCACGGAGTATTACGAGAAAGATCAGGAGGGCTCTGTGACGAGCAGGACTGTGGATAGTATAAGGCACGCCAATGTGACAGAGCCGGGAGCTGATAGAGACAGCGGATTGGGAGCTACGGTTGGCTCTGTAATGGCTCAGGTGGGAGTGTCTGGTCAGGGTCCTGATGCAAGTTATGAAGGGTCACCTTTTACCAGTCCACCGTATTGTCTTGAACCACACAGCTTCAGCGTTGCCCCGCAGCAGGTAACAGCGTCAGCGTCTCCAGAATCCTTCAATAATAAGTCGGTGCCCGCGTCTGTTCAGCAGCAGGTGCAGGGCGGCTCTCATGTGGCTGTCCCTCAGAGTGTTCAGCCGCCTGTTCACGATGGCTCTCAAATTCAGAAATCTCCCAGCATGCCTCCTCCTCAAGTACAGTCGCTGCTTTATCAATCCCAGCAGCAGCTGCCTATGTCGCATCACCTGCAAACCCAGCCTGCTTTTATATCAGTCAGTCAGCCTGACTATGGGCAGCAGCAAATGCCAATTACAATCACCCAGACCCACCCTGGGTCCAGCCTTTCCGTCGGACATGTCGTCAATCAGGGGCCGTCGCCCGTCCAGACCCCAGCCACAGGAGGAATGCAGGTTCTGGGTGTAGAAATGTCAGGCATCCTGTTAGCGAACCAGTCGCTGTCATCTGTGCCAAACCTATTACAGCATCCTGGCATGGGGCCGTTGAGCAGCATTGCACCCATGCCACCAGGAACATCTGTTCAGCAGCAACAATACCAAGCCCCGGGAGTAATACATGGTTTGCCTGTGGCCCCGCAAAGTAACCAGAGCATGCCCACAGTACCAGTGACGATCAGCAGCGTGCCAGCTCCTGCAGGGCCAACGTTACCCAGCCTTAATACCCCTACACACAACCAGCTATCCCAGGTTCCCCGGAATGGGACAGCAGTGGGCATGAGCACCCCAGGGATGCCCAGCAGCAGCTTCGGTCAGGCAGATGAGAGCCGGAGGATGTCTGACGCTTCTGCACAGATTCCTGCTGTTCAAAATAAAGACGTGGTGAAGCGCTCAATCACAGAAAGCCTGCAGCTGCCCAATCCAGCTGTAAACAGTCTTTTTGGAATATCCATTCCCATTGATGGGGATGATGACAG GAATCCCTCCACAGCTTTCTTCCAAGCTTTCCAGTCTGGCAGTAGGCTGAAGGATTCAAAGATGACCTGTGATAG TGCCTCTGGAGGGAGTATGGTCGCCATTGACAACAAAATAGAGCAAGCAATG GATTTAGTAAAAAGCCATCTGATGTACGCTGTGCGGGAGGAGGTGGAGGTGTTGAGGGAGCAGATAAAGGAGCTCTATGAGAGAAACTCTGTTCTGGAGCGGGAAAACGCTGTGCTCAAATCTCTGGCCAACAACGAGCAGCTCTCCCAGCTCACCGTCCAGTCGAGCTCCAACCCCATCAACACTCCCTCCCAGCTCGGGCCAAACCCGGCCCAGCCACCACCTCCCCTAAGCCAACCTCAGCCTTACCTTCAGCTGGATGTCAACCAGACCATGGACTCCCTTCCACGACAATCGCAGCCCAACGTTACCTCCGCTTGA
- the LOC130553893 gene encoding TSC22 domain family protein 2-like isoform X2, whose protein sequence is MSKMPAKKKSCFQITSVTQAQVAANSATDDTESLDDPDESRTEDVSSEIFDMSRTDYEPEVCDRSSSEETLNNVCETEGQLHTVAPLNGGLGVRNALSVGHQGAGGAQAIGVQQSVTSQPAQVTNSSSSTTIASCTSRFRVIKLDHGSGEPFRRGRWTCTEYYEKDQEGSVTSRTVDSIRHANVTEPGADRDSGLGATVGSVMAQVGVSGQGPDASYEGSPFTSPPYCLEPHSFSVAPQQVTASASPESFNNKSVPASVQQQVQGGSHVAVPQSVQPPVHDGSQIQKSPSMPPPQVQSLLYQSQQQLPMSHHLQTQPAFISVSQPDYGQQQMPITITQTHPGSSLSVGHVVNQGPSPVQTPATGGMQVLGVEMSGILLANQSLSSVPNLLQHPGMGPLSSIAPMPPGTSVQQQQYQAPGVIHGLPVAPQSNQSMPTVPVTISSVPAPAGPTLPSLNTPTHNQLSQVPRNGTAVGMSTPGMPSSSFGQADESRRMSDASAQIPAVQNKDVVKRSITESLQLPNPAVNSLFGISIPIDGDDDSASGGSMVAIDNKIEQAMDLVKSHLMYAVREEVEVLREQIKELYERNSVLERENAVLKSLANNEQLSQLTVQSSSNPINTPSQLGPNPAQPPPPLSQPQPYLQLDVNQTMDSLPRQSQPNVTSA, encoded by the exons ATGTCTAAGATGCCGGCGAAAAAGAAGAGTTGCTTTCAGATCACGAGTGTGACTCAGGCTCAAGTCGCGGCTAACAGCGCGACCGACGACACCGAAAGCCTGGACGACCCGGATGAGTCCCGGACAGAGGATGTGTCCTCCGAAATATTTGATATGTCCAGGACTGACTATGAGCCCGAGGTATGTGACAGGAGCTCTTCTGAGGAGACCTTGAACAATGTGTGCGAAACGGAGGGGCAGTTGCACACTGTCGCCCCGCTTAACGGGGGGTTGGGTGTGCGTAACGCGCTTTCAGTGGGTCATCAGGGCGCAGGAGGCGCTCAGGCCATTGGTGTTCAACAGTCTGTCACGTCTCAGCCAGCACAAGTCACAAATTCATCAAGCTCGACTACTATAGCCAGCTGCACTTCACGCTTCAGAGTCATTAAACTTGACCATGGCTCCGGAGAGCCCTTCAGGAGAGGTCGGTGGACCTGCACGGAGTATTACGAGAAAGATCAGGAGGGCTCTGTGACGAGCAGGACTGTGGATAGTATAAGGCACGCCAATGTGACAGAGCCGGGAGCTGATAGAGACAGCGGATTGGGAGCTACGGTTGGCTCTGTAATGGCTCAGGTGGGAGTGTCTGGTCAGGGTCCTGATGCAAGTTATGAAGGGTCACCTTTTACCAGTCCACCGTATTGTCTTGAACCACACAGCTTCAGCGTTGCCCCGCAGCAGGTAACAGCGTCAGCGTCTCCAGAATCCTTCAATAATAAGTCGGTGCCCGCGTCTGTTCAGCAGCAGGTGCAGGGCGGCTCTCATGTGGCTGTCCCTCAGAGTGTTCAGCCGCCTGTTCACGATGGCTCTCAAATTCAGAAATCTCCCAGCATGCCTCCTCCTCAAGTACAGTCGCTGCTTTATCAATCCCAGCAGCAGCTGCCTATGTCGCATCACCTGCAAACCCAGCCTGCTTTTATATCAGTCAGTCAGCCTGACTATGGGCAGCAGCAAATGCCAATTACAATCACCCAGACCCACCCTGGGTCCAGCCTTTCCGTCGGACATGTCGTCAATCAGGGGCCGTCGCCCGTCCAGACCCCAGCCACAGGAGGAATGCAGGTTCTGGGTGTAGAAATGTCAGGCATCCTGTTAGCGAACCAGTCGCTGTCATCTGTGCCAAACCTATTACAGCATCCTGGCATGGGGCCGTTGAGCAGCATTGCACCCATGCCACCAGGAACATCTGTTCAGCAGCAACAATACCAAGCCCCGGGAGTAATACATGGTTTGCCTGTGGCCCCGCAAAGTAACCAGAGCATGCCCACAGTACCAGTGACGATCAGCAGCGTGCCAGCTCCTGCAGGGCCAACGTTACCCAGCCTTAATACCCCTACACACAACCAGCTATCCCAGGTTCCCCGGAATGGGACAGCAGTGGGCATGAGCACCCCAGGGATGCCCAGCAGCAGCTTCGGTCAGGCAGATGAGAGCCGGAGGATGTCTGACGCTTCTGCACAGATTCCTGCTGTTCAAAATAAAGACGTGGTGAAGCGCTCAATCACAGAAAGCCTGCAGCTGCCCAATCCAGCTGTAAACAGTCTTTTTGGAATATCCATTCCCATTGATGGGGATGATGACAG TGCCTCTGGAGGGAGTATGGTCGCCATTGACAACAAAATAGAGCAAGCAATG GATTTAGTAAAAAGCCATCTGATGTACGCTGTGCGGGAGGAGGTGGAGGTGTTGAGGGAGCAGATAAAGGAGCTCTATGAGAGAAACTCTGTTCTGGAGCGGGAAAACGCTGTGCTCAAATCTCTGGCCAACAACGAGCAGCTCTCCCAGCTCACCGTCCAGTCGAGCTCCAACCCCATCAACACTCCCTCCCAGCTCGGGCCAAACCCGGCCCAGCCACCACCTCCCCTAAGCCAACCTCAGCCTTACCTTCAGCTGGATGTCAACCAGACCATGGACTCCCTTCCACGACAATCGCAGCCCAACGTTACCTCCGCTTGA
- the LOC130553900 gene encoding UAP56-interacting factor-like isoform X3, translating to MLNKKQKQMQTQKTKRRPPLKGGLTQGKTNGARAGFPLKRVGGVVNKRFAQNRKLLPTSVARRRGQGVITGLAARKNAALLKGISPLNRPAQNRTMLNRQGANRSALYQRSQPFVQRRDMQQRQMQLQRRPNRQMDSQKLQGFVSRGPFRLQRKWNAPSAPQTQRDARQATFLFRRGLKVHAQVQKTKSGPPTQRTRSWRTSTNNSGILTVSIDNPSARTQPEHAQSWSLRPLTSTRLSPQSKEESERKPPKGVALQFDINSVGKQTGMTLNERFRILKDQCVAAAHQSSKGGRFVTVA from the exons ATGCTAAATAAGAAGCAGAAACAAATGCAGACCCAGAAGACAAAGCGCAGGCCCCCTTTGAAAGGCGGCCTTACCCAAGGGAAGACAAATGGGGCAAGAGCTGGTTTTCCATTGAAAAGAG TAGGAGGTGTTGTGAATAAACGCTTCGCTCAAAACCGTAAACTTCTGCCCACTTCTGTGGCCAGACGTCGTGGCCAGGGGGTCATCACTGGCTTGGCAGCGAGGAAGAATGCTGCTCTGCTTAAAGGTATCAGTCCACTCAATCGACCTGCTCAGAACCGGACAATGCTGAACCGACAGGGTGCCAACAGATCAGCTTTGTACCAG aGATCTCAGCCATTTGTCCAACGGCGTGACATGCAGCAGCGACAGATGCAGCTCCAAAGGAGACCGAACAGGCAGATGGATTCCCAGAAACTCCAGGGCTTCGTTTCCCGCGGACCCTTTCGGCTTCAGAGGAAATG GAACGCTCCCTCTGCTCCGCAAACTCAGAGAGACGCCCGCCAGGCCACCTTTCTTTTCAGAAGAGGACTTAAG GTTCATGCACAGGTTCAAAAGACAAAGTCAGGCCCACCCACACAGAGAACTCGCTC GTGGCGCACTTCTACAAACAACTCTGGCATCCTCACTGTGTCGATAGACAACCCCTCAGCTCGAACACAACCCGA GCATGCTCAGTCTTGGTCTCTGCGCCCCTTAACGTCAACACGCTTGTCACCTCAATCTAAAGAAGAGTCAGAGAGGAAACCGCCTAAAGGTGTCGCCCTGCAGTTTGACATCAACAGTGTTGGAAAACAG ACTGGAATGACCCTCAACGAACGGTTCCGCATTCTGAAGGACCAATGCGTGGCAGCAGCACATCAGAGCAGCAAAGGAGGTCGATTCGTCACTGTGGCCTAG
- the LOC130553900 gene encoding UAP56-interacting factor-like isoform X1 has product MSKSSFKSGGVASTEAVDKVDMSLDDIIMLNKKQKQMQTQKTKRRPPLKGGLTQGKTNGARAGFPLKRVGGVVNKRFAQNRKLLPTSVARRRGQGVITGLAARKNAALLKGISPLNRPAQNRTMLNRQGANRSALYQRSQPFVQRRDMQQRQMQLQRRPNRQMDSQKLQGFVSRGPFRLQRKWNAPSAPQTQRDARQATFLFRRGLKVHAQVQKTKSGPPTQRTRSWRTSTNNSGILTVSIDNPSARTQPEHAQSWSLRPLTSTRLSPQSKEESERKPPKGVALQFDINSVGKQTGMTLNERFRILKDQCVAAAHQSSKGGRFVTVA; this is encoded by the exons ATGAGCAAATCTAGTTTTAAATCAGGGGGTGTTGCGAGTACCGAGGCAGTGGATAAAGTGGACATGTCTTTAG ATGATATTATCATGCTAAATAAGAAGCAGAAACAAATGCAGACCCAGAAGACAAAGCGCAGGCCCCCTTTGAAAGGCGGCCTTACCCAAGGGAAGACAAATGGGGCAAGAGCTGGTTTTCCATTGAAAAGAG TAGGAGGTGTTGTGAATAAACGCTTCGCTCAAAACCGTAAACTTCTGCCCACTTCTGTGGCCAGACGTCGTGGCCAGGGGGTCATCACTGGCTTGGCAGCGAGGAAGAATGCTGCTCTGCTTAAAGGTATCAGTCCACTCAATCGACCTGCTCAGAACCGGACAATGCTGAACCGACAGGGTGCCAACAGATCAGCTTTGTACCAG aGATCTCAGCCATTTGTCCAACGGCGTGACATGCAGCAGCGACAGATGCAGCTCCAAAGGAGACCGAACAGGCAGATGGATTCCCAGAAACTCCAGGGCTTCGTTTCCCGCGGACCCTTTCGGCTTCAGAGGAAATG GAACGCTCCCTCTGCTCCGCAAACTCAGAGAGACGCCCGCCAGGCCACCTTTCTTTTCAGAAGAGGACTTAAG GTTCATGCACAGGTTCAAAAGACAAAGTCAGGCCCACCCACACAGAGAACTCGCTC GTGGCGCACTTCTACAAACAACTCTGGCATCCTCACTGTGTCGATAGACAACCCCTCAGCTCGAACACAACCCGA GCATGCTCAGTCTTGGTCTCTGCGCCCCTTAACGTCAACACGCTTGTCACCTCAATCTAAAGAAGAGTCAGAGAGGAAACCGCCTAAAGGTGTCGCCCTGCAGTTTGACATCAACAGTGTTGGAAAACAG ACTGGAATGACCCTCAACGAACGGTTCCGCATTCTGAAGGACCAATGCGTGGCAGCAGCACATCAGAGCAGCAAAGGAGGTCGATTCGTCACTGTGGCCTAG
- the LOC130553900 gene encoding UAP56-interacting factor-like isoform X2 yields the protein MSKSSFKSGGVASTEAVDKVDMSLDDIIMLNKKQKQMQTQKTKRRPPLKGGLTQGKTNGARAGFPLKRGGVVNKRFAQNRKLLPTSVARRRGQGVITGLAARKNAALLKGISPLNRPAQNRTMLNRQGANRSALYQRSQPFVQRRDMQQRQMQLQRRPNRQMDSQKLQGFVSRGPFRLQRKWNAPSAPQTQRDARQATFLFRRGLKVHAQVQKTKSGPPTQRTRSWRTSTNNSGILTVSIDNPSARTQPEHAQSWSLRPLTSTRLSPQSKEESERKPPKGVALQFDINSVGKQTGMTLNERFRILKDQCVAAAHQSSKGGRFVTVA from the exons ATGAGCAAATCTAGTTTTAAATCAGGGGGTGTTGCGAGTACCGAGGCAGTGGATAAAGTGGACATGTCTTTAG ATGATATTATCATGCTAAATAAGAAGCAGAAACAAATGCAGACCCAGAAGACAAAGCGCAGGCCCCCTTTGAAAGGCGGCCTTACCCAAGGGAAGACAAATGGGGCAAGAGCTGGTTTTCCATTGAAAAGAG GAGGTGTTGTGAATAAACGCTTCGCTCAAAACCGTAAACTTCTGCCCACTTCTGTGGCCAGACGTCGTGGCCAGGGGGTCATCACTGGCTTGGCAGCGAGGAAGAATGCTGCTCTGCTTAAAGGTATCAGTCCACTCAATCGACCTGCTCAGAACCGGACAATGCTGAACCGACAGGGTGCCAACAGATCAGCTTTGTACCAG aGATCTCAGCCATTTGTCCAACGGCGTGACATGCAGCAGCGACAGATGCAGCTCCAAAGGAGACCGAACAGGCAGATGGATTCCCAGAAACTCCAGGGCTTCGTTTCCCGCGGACCCTTTCGGCTTCAGAGGAAATG GAACGCTCCCTCTGCTCCGCAAACTCAGAGAGACGCCCGCCAGGCCACCTTTCTTTTCAGAAGAGGACTTAAG GTTCATGCACAGGTTCAAAAGACAAAGTCAGGCCCACCCACACAGAGAACTCGCTC GTGGCGCACTTCTACAAACAACTCTGGCATCCTCACTGTGTCGATAGACAACCCCTCAGCTCGAACACAACCCGA GCATGCTCAGTCTTGGTCTCTGCGCCCCTTAACGTCAACACGCTTGTCACCTCAATCTAAAGAAGAGTCAGAGAGGAAACCGCCTAAAGGTGTCGCCCTGCAGTTTGACATCAACAGTGTTGGAAAACAG ACTGGAATGACCCTCAACGAACGGTTCCGCATTCTGAAGGACCAATGCGTGGCAGCAGCACATCAGAGCAGCAAAGGAGGTCGATTCGTCACTGTGGCCTAG
- the cpdp gene encoding CPD photolyase isoform X1, translated as MLHIRFCSTRECIRYSRVLLGAIRGPIQSQRCITMPGNKPNLKRKKESPSSADGKQPKLARVKAGKRDREPGWLEAEVVQLRREAQGCEFNKKRLRYLSDCQKIKQGSDGVLYWMFRDQRMQDNWALIYAQQLALTEKLPLHVCFCLVPRYMDAAYRQYAFMLKGLREVAKECKGLDIQFHLLSGEPGQNLPTFVKEWNFGAVVTDFNPLKISLQLNETVKQDLPSDIPFIQVDAHNVVPCWEASGKLEYGARTIRGKITKLLPEFLTEIPPVDTHPHTASRAAKPIDWEKVLSSLEVDRSVGEVDWAHPGTSGGMAMLESFIDQRLRLFATHRNNPNSDAVSNLSPWIHTGQLSSQRIVMQVKQEKSFSESVASFTEELVVRRELADNFCFYNPNYDNISGAYEWAKKTLQDHAKDRRTYIYTKEQLENSETHEQLWNAAQRQLVLEGKMHGFLRMYWAKKILEWTASPEEALSIALYFNDHYSLDGCDPNGFVGCMWSICGIHDQGWAERPIFGKIRYMNYAGCKRKFDVPQFEKKYAATETSKKHGTSL; from the exons ATGCTACATATTAG ATTCTGTTCTACGCGTGAGTGCATCAGATACAGCAGAGTGCTGCTTGGTGCCATCAGAGGTCCAATCCAGTCCCAACGTTGTATCACCATGCCTGGAAACAAACCCAACCTAAAACGTAAGAAAGAGTCACCGAGCAGCGCCGATGGAAAGCAGCCGAAGCTCGCAAGAGTGAAAGCGGGGAAGAGGGACAGGGAGCCCGGCTGGCTGGAGGCGGAAGTGGTTCAGCTCCGCAGAGAAGCACAGGGATGCGAATTCAACAAGAAGCGCCTCCGGTATTTGTCTGACTGTCAGAAAATCAAGCAGGGATCTGATGGGGTGCTTTACTGGATGTTCCGGGATCAACGAATGCAAG ATAACTGGGCGCTGATCTACGCTCAGCAGCTCGCGCTGACTGAGAAACTTCCTCTGCACGTCTGCTTCTGTCTGGTGCCACGGTATATGGATGCAGCTTACCGACAGTATGCCTTTATGTTGAAAGGATTGCGAGAAGTGGCAAAG GAATGCAAAGGCCTGGATATTCAATTCCATCTATTGTCAGGAGAGCCTGGACAAAATCTGCCAACCTTTGTTAAAGAATGGAACTTCGGGGCAGTGGTGACTGACTTTAACCCCCTCAAAATCTCTCTTCAGTTGAATGAAACCGTTAAACAAGATCTTCCCTCTGATATACCTTTCATTCAG GTTGATGCACATAATGTGGTACCATGCTGGGAAGCATCTGGGAAGCTGGAATATGGAGCCAGGACTATAAGGGGGAAAATCACCAAACTTCTCCCAGAATTCCTCACAGAGATCCCGCCTGTGGACACGCACCCCCACACTGCTTCTCGTGCAGCAAAG CCGATAGACTGGGAGAAGGTGCTGTCATCTCTTGAGGTGGACCGGAGTGTTGGAGAGGTGGATTGGGCCCACCCTGGCACCTCTGGTGGTATGGCCATGCTTGAGTCCTTTATTGATCAGCGTCTTCGTCTCTTTGCCACACACAGGAATAATCCCAACTCTGATGCTGTCAGCAATCTGTCACCGTGGATCCACACTG GTCAGCTGTCCTCTCAGCGCATCGTGATGCAGGTCAAGCAGGAGAAGAGCTTCAGCGAGTCTGTGGCGTCATTTACAGAAGAGCTGGTTGTGCGCCGGGAGCTCGCTGACAACTTCTGTTTCTACAATCCCAACTATGACAACATTTCAG GTGCATATGAATGGGCAAAGAAGACTTTGCAGGACCACGCTAAAGACCGCCGGACGTACATTTACACCAAAGAGCAGCTGGAGAACAGCGAGACCCATGAGCAGCTGTGGAATGCAGCACAG CGACAACTGGTGCTAGAAGGAAAGATGCATGGCTTCCTGCGCATGTACTGGGCGAAGAAGATCCTGGAATGGACTGCATCCCCTGAAGAAGCCCTCTCTATTGCCTTATATTTCAATGATCACTATTCCTTGGATGGATGTGACCCCAATGGATTTGTGG GTTGCATGTGGTCCATCTGTGGCATTCATGACCAGGGCTGGGCAGAGAGGCCCATTTTTGGGAAAATCCGTTATATGAATTATGCCGGCTGCAAGAGGAAGTTTGATGTGCCGCAGTTTGAAAAGAAATATGCTGCCACTGAGACTTCCAAAAAACATGGGACATCGTTATAG
- the cpdp gene encoding CPD photolyase isoform X2 codes for MPGNKPNLKRKKESPSSADGKQPKLARVKAGKRDREPGWLEAEVVQLRREAQGCEFNKKRLRYLSDCQKIKQGSDGVLYWMFRDQRMQDNWALIYAQQLALTEKLPLHVCFCLVPRYMDAAYRQYAFMLKGLREVAKECKGLDIQFHLLSGEPGQNLPTFVKEWNFGAVVTDFNPLKISLQLNETVKQDLPSDIPFIQVDAHNVVPCWEASGKLEYGARTIRGKITKLLPEFLTEIPPVDTHPHTASRAAKPIDWEKVLSSLEVDRSVGEVDWAHPGTSGGMAMLESFIDQRLRLFATHRNNPNSDAVSNLSPWIHTGQLSSQRIVMQVKQEKSFSESVASFTEELVVRRELADNFCFYNPNYDNISGAYEWAKKTLQDHAKDRRTYIYTKEQLENSETHEQLWNAAQRQLVLEGKMHGFLRMYWAKKILEWTASPEEALSIALYFNDHYSLDGCDPNGFVGCMWSICGIHDQGWAERPIFGKIRYMNYAGCKRKFDVPQFEKKYAATETSKKHGTSL; via the exons ATGCCTGGAAACAAACCCAACCTAAAACGTAAGAAAGAGTCACCGAGCAGCGCCGATGGAAAGCAGCCGAAGCTCGCAAGAGTGAAAGCGGGGAAGAGGGACAGGGAGCCCGGCTGGCTGGAGGCGGAAGTGGTTCAGCTCCGCAGAGAAGCACAGGGATGCGAATTCAACAAGAAGCGCCTCCGGTATTTGTCTGACTGTCAGAAAATCAAGCAGGGATCTGATGGGGTGCTTTACTGGATGTTCCGGGATCAACGAATGCAAG ATAACTGGGCGCTGATCTACGCTCAGCAGCTCGCGCTGACTGAGAAACTTCCTCTGCACGTCTGCTTCTGTCTGGTGCCACGGTATATGGATGCAGCTTACCGACAGTATGCCTTTATGTTGAAAGGATTGCGAGAAGTGGCAAAG GAATGCAAAGGCCTGGATATTCAATTCCATCTATTGTCAGGAGAGCCTGGACAAAATCTGCCAACCTTTGTTAAAGAATGGAACTTCGGGGCAGTGGTGACTGACTTTAACCCCCTCAAAATCTCTCTTCAGTTGAATGAAACCGTTAAACAAGATCTTCCCTCTGATATACCTTTCATTCAG GTTGATGCACATAATGTGGTACCATGCTGGGAAGCATCTGGGAAGCTGGAATATGGAGCCAGGACTATAAGGGGGAAAATCACCAAACTTCTCCCAGAATTCCTCACAGAGATCCCGCCTGTGGACACGCACCCCCACACTGCTTCTCGTGCAGCAAAG CCGATAGACTGGGAGAAGGTGCTGTCATCTCTTGAGGTGGACCGGAGTGTTGGAGAGGTGGATTGGGCCCACCCTGGCACCTCTGGTGGTATGGCCATGCTTGAGTCCTTTATTGATCAGCGTCTTCGTCTCTTTGCCACACACAGGAATAATCCCAACTCTGATGCTGTCAGCAATCTGTCACCGTGGATCCACACTG GTCAGCTGTCCTCTCAGCGCATCGTGATGCAGGTCAAGCAGGAGAAGAGCTTCAGCGAGTCTGTGGCGTCATTTACAGAAGAGCTGGTTGTGCGCCGGGAGCTCGCTGACAACTTCTGTTTCTACAATCCCAACTATGACAACATTTCAG GTGCATATGAATGGGCAAAGAAGACTTTGCAGGACCACGCTAAAGACCGCCGGACGTACATTTACACCAAAGAGCAGCTGGAGAACAGCGAGACCCATGAGCAGCTGTGGAATGCAGCACAG CGACAACTGGTGCTAGAAGGAAAGATGCATGGCTTCCTGCGCATGTACTGGGCGAAGAAGATCCTGGAATGGACTGCATCCCCTGAAGAAGCCCTCTCTATTGCCTTATATTTCAATGATCACTATTCCTTGGATGGATGTGACCCCAATGGATTTGTGG GTTGCATGTGGTCCATCTGTGGCATTCATGACCAGGGCTGGGCAGAGAGGCCCATTTTTGGGAAAATCCGTTATATGAATTATGCCGGCTGCAAGAGGAAGTTTGATGTGCCGCAGTTTGAAAAGAAATATGCTGCCACTGAGACTTCCAAAAAACATGGGACATCGTTATAG